A region of bacterium DNA encodes the following proteins:
- a CDS encoding MBL fold metallo-hydrolase: MKFLILSFLLLPFTNLFLTAQTQIVLLGTGTPNDDPERFGPSMAIVVNNTPYVIDCGPGVVRRATAAYKKGITGLEVSKLNRLFITHLHSDHTSGYPDFIFTPAVLERSEPLQVFGPDGIKAMTGHIMKAYEQDIDIRINGLEHGKQAAYEVNVTEVKPGVIYKDSNVTVKAFLVKHGSWKEAYGYRFETPDKVIVISGDCTFSESVIENAKGCDVLIHEVYSADGLTRRPAKWQKYHSQFHTSTTDVARIASVVKPKLLILTHQLMWDVPEESLIDEVRKGYDGKIISGHDLDIY; encoded by the coding sequence ATGAAGTTCCTCATCCTTAGCTTTTTACTTTTGCCATTTACGAATTTGTTTCTTACTGCGCAAACACAAATTGTTCTTCTCGGCACAGGCACGCCCAATGACGATCCGGAACGATTCGGTCCATCGATGGCTATTGTGGTCAATAACACGCCGTATGTAATCGATTGCGGACCCGGCGTGGTTCGCCGGGCAACGGCCGCTTATAAAAAAGGCATAACGGGTTTGGAAGTTTCCAAATTGAACCGCCTGTTTATCACACATCTTCATTCGGACCATACGTCAGGCTATCCTGATTTTATTTTTACGCCGGCTGTACTTGAGCGAAGCGAACCCTTGCAAGTCTTTGGTCCGGACGGGATCAAGGCCATGACGGGCCATATTATGAAAGCTTATGAACAAGACATCGATATACGGATTAACGGATTGGAACACGGTAAACAAGCGGCGTATGAAGTCAACGTTACTGAAGTTAAGCCGGGTGTGATTTACAAAGATTCTAATGTCACGGTCAAAGCGTTTTTGGTAAAACACGGTTCGTGGAAGGAAGCGTATGGTTACCGTTTTGAAACGCCGGATAAAGTGATTGTCATTTCCGGCGATTGTACGTTCAGTGAAAGTGTGATTGAAAACGCCAAAGGTTGCGATGTGTTGATTCATGAAGTTTATTCCGCAGATGGATTGACGCGGCGTCCGGCGAAATGGCAAAAATATCATTCGCAGTTTCATACGTCAACTACCGATGTAGCCAGGATTGCTTCCGTTGTGAAACCGAAACTGCTGATCCTCACGCATCAATTGATGTGGGACGTCCCTGAAGAATCACTGATCGACGAAGTCCGCAAGGGGTACGACGGAAAAATCATTTCCGGTCACGATCTGGATATCTATTGA